Proteins from a genomic interval of Thermodesulfobacteriota bacterium:
- the fusA gene encoding elongation factor G has product MPDFPRESIRNLAIIGNHGEGKTSLAEAMLFLGGATDKLGNVDNGSSTLEYELEEKNRKMSINSHVAYYEWSDHLVNIIDTPGFMNFLYETESSLKVVDSAIVTLNAIPGVRTQVRKFWQMASQQGIPNLLFINKLDKERSNFDNAIAELGKEIQARIIPLTIPIGKEQDFTGVVDLIEMNAHIYGGDGKYTIDKIPGEIEELAKGHREKIIEAVAELDDELLEKYLEGETFDNEVINNKLREGVRGSKIVPLFVGSATKLIGINMIMDAINRFLPSPIERRSLMVKDIQGEDKEIFPKLEETTSAYVFKTISDPYAGKISIFRIFTGELKSESNIYISNSKSREKIGQLYRIIGKKQLPVNNALFGDIVTVNKLKGIQTGETISDQSKPVVIPPVRIPKAVMSYAIQPKSRSDEDKLMPSLHRIKEEDPTISFRIDDETKEFLISGTGQTHVEVVVEKLKHTYGVNVDLQTPKVPYRETIKGSAKAEGKYIKQTGGRGQYGDAWIDIEPLPRGKDFEFVDKIVGGAIPRNFIPSVEKGVREALKKGVLAGYPVMDVKVTLFDGKYHTVDSSDIAFQIAGSMGFKKAMEVAHPVLLEPIMRIEIFTPEDSLGDVIGDVNSRRGKVSGVEPQAAGHLVKALLPMAEVLTYAPELRSITSGRGSFTQEFDHYEEVPSHIANKIIEGANKERGSEA; this is encoded by the coding sequence ATGCCTGACTTCCCTAGAGAGAGTATCCGAAACTTAGCTATTATCGGCAATCATGGTGAAGGTAAAACCTCCCTTGCAGAAGCTATGTTATTTCTCGGGGGAGCTACCGATAAGCTGGGGAATGTAGATAATGGTTCTTCCACATTAGAATATGAACTGGAGGAAAAGAACAGAAAGATGTCGATCAACTCCCATGTCGCTTATTATGAGTGGAGTGATCACCTTGTCAACATAATCGATACCCCCGGATTTATGAATTTTTTATATGAAACTGAGAGTTCCCTAAAGGTGGTAGATTCCGCAATTGTCACGTTAAACGCCATTCCAGGCGTAAGAACACAGGTAAGAAAGTTTTGGCAAATGGCTTCGCAGCAAGGAATTCCTAACCTGTTGTTTATTAATAAATTGGATAAAGAGAGATCTAATTTTGACAATGCAATTGCAGAACTCGGAAAGGAAATACAGGCCAGAATCATTCCGTTAACCATTCCCATTGGCAAAGAGCAAGATTTTACAGGAGTAGTCGATTTAATAGAAATGAATGCCCATATATATGGAGGCGACGGTAAATACACAATCGACAAGATACCGGGCGAAATAGAAGAACTGGCTAAAGGTCATAGAGAGAAAATTATTGAAGCAGTTGCAGAATTAGACGACGAGTTACTTGAAAAATATCTAGAGGGAGAAACTTTTGACAACGAGGTTATAAATAATAAGCTGCGTGAGGGCGTACGTGGTTCGAAGATCGTTCCTCTATTTGTAGGTTCTGCTACGAAGTTAATTGGAATTAACATGATCATGGATGCAATCAACCGTTTTTTGCCTTCACCGATTGAAAGACGATCCTTGATGGTCAAAGATATCCAGGGAGAAGATAAAGAGATATTTCCCAAACTTGAAGAGACTACTTCGGCATATGTTTTCAAGACGATTTCTGATCCCTATGCAGGGAAAATAAGCATTTTTAGAATATTCACCGGTGAATTAAAGTCAGAATCAAATATTTACATTTCTAACAGTAAATCGCGTGAGAAGATCGGTCAGTTATACAGGATCATCGGGAAAAAACAGCTGCCGGTTAACAATGCATTATTCGGGGACATTGTGACTGTTAATAAATTGAAGGGAATTCAGACAGGAGAGACAATTTCAGATCAGTCAAAACCAGTCGTCATTCCGCCCGTGCGAATCCCAAAGGCTGTGATGTCCTATGCTATCCAGCCCAAATCCAGGTCAGATGAGGATAAACTCATGCCATCACTGCACCGAATCAAAGAAGAGGATCCCACCATATCGTTTAGAATTGATGATGAAACAAAAGAATTTCTAATCTCCGGCACTGGACAGACACATGTTGAGGTCGTCGTTGAAAAGCTGAAGCATACCTATGGGGTGAATGTTGATTTGCAAACCCCAAAGGTCCCCTACAGAGAAACGATTAAGGGAAGCGCGAAAGCAGAAGGTAAATATATAAAACAAACAGGAGGAAGGGGACAATATGGTGACGCATGGATTGATATAGAGCCATTACCGAGGGGGAAAGATTTTGAATTTGTCGACAAGATTGTTGGAGGGGCGATTCCTAGAAACTTTATACCATCAGTCGAAAAGGGGGTGAGGGAGGCATTAAAAAAAGGCGTGTTAGCGGGGTATCCTGTGATGGATGTAAAGGTAACTCTTTTTGACGGTAAGTATCACACTGTTGATTCATCGGATATAGCTTTTCAGATTGCCGGCTCCATGGGTTTTAAAAAGGCAATGGAAGTGGCTCATCCCGTTCTTCTTGAACCTATAATGCGTATAGAGATATTCACGCCCGAAGATTCGTTAGGCGACGTTATTGGCGATGTTAATTCAAGAAGGGGCAAGGTTTCAGGCGTTGAACCTCAAGCTGCTGGGCACCTTGTTAAGGCATTATTGCCCATGGCGGAGGTCTTAACATATGCGCCTGAGCTAAGATCGATCACGAGCGGTCGTGGCTCGTTCACACAGGAATTCGATCATTATGAAGAGGTACCTTCGCATATTGCGAATAAAATAATAGAGGGAGCTAATAAAGAAAGAGGATCCGAAGCATAG
- the hrcA gene encoding heat-inducible transcriptional repressor HrcA encodes MTNSEVSTREKRILYLVIDNYIKTGEPVGSSCLVSKYRLPWSPATVRSVMFELMDKNYLVQPHISAGRVPTEKGIRIYINSLLDQKKLPKSKRTVIKRRYKQLDGTLNEVIYETSIMLSDISNCTGLATLPSTRSMKIKSTKLIRIADRKVLVIIVFDNGMIDQRMIRLSGKIPDGMLRKLSDYVNKLTMALTLDEVESIVIDKLKHERRIYREFLERVVKFSTGKFDERLKSAVYIKGHPSIFDNYSLNNPEGLKDLFRALEEKSFLVEILGKAMNEDSTIVFLGAENGVPAGYSVIAAPYGTNKNLGTLGVLGPLHMDYGQIVPLVDYTAKIVSNIVGTGG; translated from the coding sequence ATGACAAATTCAGAAGTTTCAACAAGAGAAAAAAGGATACTTTATTTGGTCATTGATAATTATATCAAGACCGGAGAGCCAGTAGGATCCTCATGCCTAGTATCGAAGTATCGGTTGCCATGGAGTCCGGCTACAGTAAGAAGTGTTATGTTTGAATTAATGGACAAAAACTATCTGGTTCAGCCCCACATATCCGCAGGGCGGGTACCAACAGAAAAGGGTATAAGAATTTACATTAACTCACTATTAGACCAAAAAAAATTACCCAAGTCTAAGAGGACTGTAATCAAAAGACGCTATAAACAATTGGATGGGACTCTTAACGAGGTTATTTATGAAACCAGCATAATGCTTTCTGATATTTCGAACTGTACTGGGTTGGCTACGCTTCCCTCTACTAGATCTATGAAAATTAAATCTACTAAACTGATAAGAATCGCCGATAGAAAGGTTCTTGTAATAATAGTGTTTGACAATGGAATGATAGATCAAAGGATGATTAGACTCAGCGGGAAAATACCCGACGGTATGCTTCGAAAATTGAGTGACTATGTAAACAAACTTACTATGGCCCTCACATTAGATGAGGTTGAGTCAATTGTTATTGACAAGCTTAAACATGAAAGGCGGATCTATCGTGAATTCCTTGAGCGGGTAGTGAAGTTTTCCACTGGTAAATTTGATGAAAGACTTAAATCCGCTGTTTATATCAAGGGTCACCCCTCAATCTTCGACAATTATAGTCTTAATAACCCCGAGGGCCTTAAAGATTTATTTAGGGCTTTAGAGGAAAAAAGCTTTCTAGTTGAAATCCTTGGCAAGGCAATGAATGAAGATAGCACTATAGTGTTCTTGGGAGCGGAGAACGGTGTACCCGCTGGCTATAGCGTAATAGCTGCTCCTTATGGTACAAATAAAAATCTAGGGACTCTTGGAGTATTAGGTCCGTTACATATGGACTATGGCCAAATCGTACCCTTAGTTGATTATACAGCGAAGATCGTTAGCAATATCGTTGGCACAGGAGGTTGA
- the rpmE gene encoding 50S ribosomal protein L31 yields MKAGIHPEYKEVTITCACGAVHKTRSTRIENFTAEICSNCHPFYTGRERSTASKGRVERFRRKYKDNKAS; encoded by the coding sequence GTGAAAGCAGGGATTCACCCAGAGTATAAAGAAGTTACTATAACGTGCGCATGTGGCGCTGTTCATAAGACCAGATCTACGAGGATTGAAAACTTTACCGCGGAAATATGCTCAAATTGTCATCCATTTTACACGGGTAGGGAGAGATCAACGGCTTCAAAAGGTAGAGTCGAACGTTTTCGGAGAAAATACAAAGATAATAAAGCTTCTTAG
- a CDS encoding trehalase-like protein, whose product MDELELRKKVRDIMFLNLQAGYSHHLKTHYVYNKPSFERYPYQWWWDTCFHIYILCALEEYELAKQNLMSLFAMQEPDGFVGHMVYWQLLLPKNIFTIIEAKRPRGYLRPHMSALIQPSFVAQSLERIYEKTGDKEFLTLMLPKIKKYHNWVISNRAFDGDSLITIIAPVESGIDWKPSYDEVLKFSGGPANWKLYFKMLFSQTRNFFDRYDLQRIKKANRFLVKDVAVNTINALDLYALSRLCEIANDGDGESYKAHAIKMSTRMLEVMFDEADDAFYDVYGPDNIKLKVITPTVLFPMALPKVPTDLSKRMIIRYLKSEEHFALPFPIPSVSKSEKSFVPDRQQFRGQDFLWRGPTWAFYNWFLFRCLKEEGFLEEAMKLREVVISLIERSGFREYYNPFTGEGYGAARFTWSGLVLDMEI is encoded by the coding sequence ATGGATGAACTCGAGCTAAGGAAAAAAGTAAGAGATATAATGTTTCTAAACCTTCAGGCGGGTTATTCTCATCATCTAAAGACTCATTATGTTTATAACAAACCTTCTTTCGAGAGATATCCTTACCAATGGTGGTGGGATACATGTTTTCATATCTACATCCTCTGCGCCCTGGAAGAATACGAGCTTGCAAAGCAGAATCTGATGAGTCTATTCGCCATGCAGGAGCCGGACGGTTTTGTAGGGCATATGGTTTATTGGCAGCTCTTACTACCTAAAAATATATTCACTATTATAGAGGCAAAGCGCCCTCGAGGGTATTTAAGGCCTCACATGAGCGCGCTTATTCAACCCAGTTTCGTGGCCCAGTCCCTGGAAAGGATTTACGAAAAAACCGGGGACAAGGAATTTTTGACATTGATGCTTCCAAAGATAAAGAAATACCACAACTGGGTAATTTCCAACCGCGCTTTTGACGGAGATAGCCTAATTACAATCATAGCACCCGTGGAATCTGGAATCGATTGGAAACCTTCATATGACGAAGTATTGAAGTTTTCCGGTGGACCGGCAAATTGGAAATTATATTTTAAAATGCTTTTCTCTCAAACTAGAAATTTCTTCGATAGGTACGATCTTCAAAGAATTAAAAAAGCTAATCGCTTTCTCGTAAAGGATGTTGCGGTTAATACGATAAATGCGCTTGATCTTTATGCACTTAGTAGGCTTTGTGAGATTGCAAATGACGGTGATGGAGAGAGTTATAAGGCACATGCAATAAAGATGTCGACGCGGATGCTCGAGGTCATGTTTGATGAAGCTGACGATGCGTTTTATGACGTGTACGGTCCTGATAATATAAAGTTAAAGGTTATTACACCCACAGTATTATTTCCGATGGCGCTTCCAAAGGTTCCAACCGATTTGTCGAAAAGGATGATAATTCGTTACTTGAAATCAGAGGAGCATTTCGCTCTCCCATTTCCTATTCCTTCCGTTTCAAAGTCGGAAAAATCCTTTGTTCCCGACAGGCAGCAGTTTAGGGGACAGGATTTCTTATGGCGCGGTCCGACATGGGCTTTTTATAATTGGTTTCTTTTTCGCTGTCTGAAGGAAGAAGGATTTCTGGAAGAGGCCATGAAGCTCCGCGAAGTGGTAATATCTCTGATTGAGAGGAGTGGTTTTCGAGAATATTACAATCCTTTCACAGGCGAGGGTTATGGGGCGGCGCGGTTTACCTGGTCGGGTTTAGTTTTAGACATGGAGATTTGA
- the grpE gene encoding nucleotide exchange factor GrpE, with the protein MKPNSKHKQQESEELTFKTDDEPIEEEENSTGENHLSEEESLEKQLQESKKAFEEINDQYLRLAADFDNYKKRISREKADLISYGNEELIRSLLGVLDNLERGIEHSETDRDTNPIIEGLRLVHKQFLDCLEKYGVKAIKVHKGDEFDPKLHQAVERVESSEIQPGLILSEMLKGYMLKDRLLRPSLVTVSKGEAVNPSDLESAGDEIEISISDGDGNGKTKLIN; encoded by the coding sequence ATGAAGCCTAATTCCAAACATAAACAGCAGGAGAGTGAAGAACTCACATTCAAAACGGACGACGAGCCGATAGAAGAAGAGGAGAATTCGACAGGGGAAAATCACCTTTCTGAGGAAGAATCTCTAGAGAAACAGCTACAGGAAAGCAAAAAGGCTTTTGAAGAAATCAACGATCAATATTTGCGGTTAGCAGCCGATTTTGATAATTACAAGAAGAGAATCTCTAGGGAAAAAGCCGACCTCATATCCTATGGTAATGAGGAACTTATTAGATCTCTTCTAGGCGTGTTGGATAATCTTGAAAGGGGAATCGAACACTCAGAAACAGACAGAGACACAAATCCAATTATTGAGGGTTTAAGATTAGTTCATAAACAATTTCTGGATTGCCTGGAGAAATATGGAGTTAAAGCAATAAAGGTGCATAAAGGGGACGAATTTGATCCTAAGCTGCATCAAGCAGTCGAACGAGTGGAATCCAGTGAGATTCAGCCCGGATTAATCCTTTCTGAAATGCTAAAGGGCTACATGTTAAAGGATAGACTCCTGAGACCTTCACTTGTAACAGTATCAAAGGGAGAAGCTGTAAACCCTTCTGATCTAGAATCGGCTGGGGATGAGATTGAGATTAGCATTTCAGATGGTGACGGCAATGGCAAAACAAAGTTGATCAATTGA
- a CDS encoding Ppx/GppA phosphatase family protein: MRIASIDIGTNTIRILICETAGKRISKIYVDQVITRLGGGYKRDERLLTDTAIKRSIIVLKEFSKIIKSYGVDRSRIVATSVVRESINGHEFISRVKDEAGIDIELISGQEEAKLAAAGVLNSVKIRSKHVVILDIGGGSTEYIFLDNDYGMDVVTTSMGVVHLSEKFIDTDVPTQAAIKDLSDHIENVISSELKNRAMMATDCFSLIATAGTPTTLAAIEIGMDEYDVDLVNGFVLSKETILRIFYKLLRLPSDERIKVRGLKKGREDVIIPGIIILLKSMQWFSKDEVIVCDGGLLEGVAMSLID; the protein is encoded by the coding sequence ATGCGAATTGCCTCAATCGATATTGGTACAAACACAATACGTATCCTGATATGCGAAACTGCGGGGAAACGTATCAGTAAAATATACGTAGACCAGGTAATTACTCGTTTGGGTGGCGGATATAAAAGGGATGAGCGACTATTAACCGACACTGCGATAAAACGGTCCATCATTGTTCTGAAGGAATTTTCTAAAATCATTAAGAGCTACGGCGTTGACAGATCCAGGATAGTTGCTACAAGTGTCGTCAGGGAATCGATAAACGGGCACGAATTTATCAGTAGGGTGAAGGATGAGGCAGGAATTGATATAGAATTGATCTCTGGGCAGGAAGAGGCCAAACTCGCTGCCGCAGGGGTTTTAAACTCCGTAAAAATAAGAAGCAAACATGTTGTAATACTTGATATCGGCGGAGGAAGCACGGAGTATATATTTCTAGATAATGATTATGGAATGGATGTTGTAACTACAAGTATGGGAGTGGTTCACCTATCGGAAAAATTTATAGATACCGACGTTCCCACTCAAGCTGCCATTAAGGATCTTTCAGATCACATAGAAAACGTAATAAGTTCTGAATTAAAAAACCGAGCTATGATGGCCACTGATTGTTTCTCGTTGATCGCGACGGCCGGGACGCCTACGACACTGGCTGCTATTGAGATTGGAATGGATGAATACGACGTTGACCTTGTAAATGGATTTGTGCTAAGCAAGGAAACGATATTAAGAATATTTTATAAGTTGCTAAGACTTCCATCAGATGAAAGAATAAAGGTAAGAGGCCTTAAAAAGGGGAGAGAAGATGTGATCATTCCCGGGATAATCATATTGTTGAAATCCATGCAATGGTTTTCGAAAGACGAGGTTATCGTATGCGACGGGGGGCTGCTTGAGGGCGTTGCCATGAGCTTGATCGATTAA
- a CDS encoding LLM class F420-dependent oxidoreductase, protein MKIGLQIISFKFPEGSSVIADKLSEIAQTADDVGFSSIWVMDHLFQIDMEKFDMFVEDPMLESYSTLGFLAGKTKTARLGALVTGVVYRDPGLLIKAVTSLDILSGGRANLGIGAAWYEREARGLGFLFPPLKERFERLEETLQIAKQMWSGQTMAYDGKHYHLAEPLNNPQPITKPHPPIFIGGSGEKKTLRLIAKYGDACNLYGLAFGNTVEEMTHKLDVLNGHCEELGRPYNEIERTVIDSVKIAPDASNASHIINDCRVLAGIGIQHVIYSIQNVHEITPLEVFGRDVIPVVSQF, encoded by the coding sequence GTGAAGATAGGATTACAAATTATAAGTTTCAAATTTCCTGAAGGTTCTTCTGTTATTGCGGATAAGCTTTCGGAGATTGCTCAGACCGCTGACGATGTGGGCTTTTCCAGCATCTGGGTCATGGATCACCTATTCCAGATTGATATGGAGAAGTTCGACATGTTCGTAGAGGATCCCATGTTGGAATCATACAGCACTCTTGGCTTTCTCGCAGGAAAAACAAAAACAGCACGCCTTGGAGCTCTGGTGACAGGGGTGGTTTACAGAGACCCTGGTTTACTGATCAAGGCTGTTACATCCCTTGATATTTTATCGGGAGGGAGGGCCAATCTGGGTATCGGAGCTGCGTGGTACGAACGCGAGGCCAGGGGATTGGGGTTTCTGTTCCCTCCGCTAAAGGAACGGTTTGAACGGCTCGAGGAGACACTACAGATAGCAAAACAGATGTGGTCAGGGCAGACGATGGCCTATGATGGCAAACACTATCATTTAGCTGAGCCGTTAAATAATCCTCAGCCAATCACCAAACCGCATCCACCGATTTTTATAGGTGGTTCGGGCGAAAAAAAAACCCTCCGATTGATAGCTAAATATGGGGATGCCTGCAATCTCTATGGGCTGGCATTTGGCAATACGGTTGAAGAAATGACTCACAAACTCGATGTTTTAAATGGGCACTGTGAGGAATTAGGTCGACCGTACAATGAAATAGAACGCACTGTTATCGATTCTGTAAAAATCGCTCCGGATGCGTCGAATGCCTCACATATTATTAACGATTGCCGCGTCCTTGCCGGAATAGGCATTCAGCACGTCATTTATAGTATACAAAACGTGCACGAGATAACCCCACTTGAAGTATTTGGTAGAGACGTGATTCCGGTGGTTTCCCAGTTCTAA
- the dnaJ gene encoding molecular chaperone DnaJ produces the protein MMAKADYYDVLGLNRSASQEEIKRAYKKLAFEYHPDRNPGNASAEAKFKEINEAYQILSSPNKRAQYDSFGHMSSEGIFTDANFGFNFNDIFGNLFDEVFSTGRRSRAERGRDLKYDLEISFEEAAFGVEKEITIPKRIICDECSGRGAAPGGEITCSTCGGRGSVRYSEGFLAISRTCSNCGGTGRRITKVCSNCRGEGLITSKHLVEVKVPAGIMDGARLRIRGEGEVGLYGGHSGDLYIETHVREHPFFTREGKDIYCEVPITFIQAALGDEIEIPTLEGKSKIKIPAGTQSGHILSIKDKGVPNLNGRGKGDLFIKILVEVPVKLNSKQRELLEEFAKTYEQGHSPKVGKFFEKLQEFLR, from the coding sequence ATGATGGCTAAAGCAGACTATTATGATGTTCTTGGGCTAAACAGAAGTGCCTCCCAGGAAGAGATAAAAAGGGCATATAAAAAACTCGCATTTGAATACCATCCCGACAGGAATCCCGGAAATGCGAGCGCCGAAGCAAAATTCAAGGAGATAAACGAAGCATATCAGATATTGAGTAGTCCAAATAAAAGGGCTCAGTATGATAGCTTCGGACATATGTCGTCGGAGGGTATTTTCACCGATGCGAATTTCGGATTCAACTTTAACGATATCTTTGGAAATCTATTTGATGAGGTTTTCAGCACCGGCAGAAGGAGCCGAGCAGAGAGAGGCAGAGATTTAAAGTATGATCTGGAGATATCATTTGAAGAAGCTGCCTTTGGAGTGGAAAAAGAGATAACAATACCGAAAAGAATAATCTGTGACGAATGCAGCGGAAGAGGTGCCGCGCCGGGAGGCGAAATCACGTGTTCTACCTGCGGAGGAAGAGGTTCAGTTAGGTACTCGGAGGGATTTTTGGCTATAAGCCGAACTTGTTCAAACTGTGGTGGAACAGGGAGAAGGATCACAAAGGTATGCTCCAATTGCCGAGGCGAAGGATTAATTACATCAAAACATCTGGTCGAAGTGAAGGTTCCGGCTGGTATTATGGATGGTGCAAGGCTTAGGATTCGAGGCGAGGGAGAGGTCGGTTTATACGGAGGCCATAGCGGCGATTTGTACATAGAAACGCATGTCAGAGAACATCCCTTCTTTACGAGGGAAGGGAAGGACATTTACTGTGAAGTACCGATTACCTTTATACAAGCGGCTCTTGGAGACGAAATCGAGATTCCCACGCTCGAAGGAAAATCCAAGATAAAGATACCTGCTGGGACCCAGTCCGGACACATTCTAAGTATTAAGGATAAGGGCGTGCCAAATTTAAATGGAAGAGGGAAGGGGGATCTATTTATAAAAATACTTGTCGAAGTCCCTGTAAAGCTGAACTCCAAGCAAAGAGAGCTATTAGAGGAATTTGCAAAAACCTATGAACAAGGCCATAGTCCAAAGGTCGGTAAATTTTTTGAAAAGTTACAAGAGTTTCTCCGTTAA
- the thrC gene encoding threonine synthase, with amino-acid sequence MSAVKGLFCKECGDDYPKEPLHVCEFCFGPLEVSYDYDEIKKVLTRERIQQREPNIWRYAELLPIDEQPTVGKDVGFTPLLRADNLADVLGVRDLYIKNDSVCFPTLSFKDRVVSVALSKAKEFGFNTVACASTGNLANAVSSLSSSGNLESFIFIPYDLELAKIIGTTIYGTNLIRIQGSYDDVNRLCSEIAGKFGWGFVNINLRPYYAEGSKSLGFEVMEQLGWTVPKHFVVPMASGSLLTKIWKSVKEFQKLDLVEITETKIHGAQAKGCSPISTAVKNGWEIFRPQKPDTIAKSLAIGTPADGYFAMSVIKESGGWSEDATDDEIIDGIKLLAETEGIFTETAGGVTMAVTKKLIDQGFIAKDESVVVCITGNGLKTQEAVRDAVAVPQIIDPNIEEFEELYWSLKSNDKGGIQHAVSKNTHST; translated from the coding sequence ATGAGTGCTGTAAAAGGACTATTCTGCAAGGAATGCGGTGATGACTATCCAAAAGAACCACTTCACGTGTGTGAATTCTGTTTTGGGCCACTTGAGGTGAGTTATGATTATGATGAAATAAAGAAGGTTCTAACAAGGGAAAGAATACAGCAGAGAGAGCCAAACATATGGCGCTATGCCGAGCTCCTTCCTATTGATGAACAACCAACTGTAGGAAAAGATGTCGGTTTCACACCGCTTTTGAGAGCCGACAATTTGGCAGATGTACTGGGAGTCAGAGATTTATACATCAAGAATGACTCTGTATGCTTTCCAACACTTTCATTTAAGGACAGGGTTGTCTCTGTGGCCCTATCAAAGGCGAAGGAATTTGGTTTCAACACTGTAGCATGTGCATCTACTGGGAATTTGGCTAATGCTGTTTCTTCTCTATCCTCTTCCGGAAACCTAGAAAGCTTTATATTCATTCCCTATGACCTGGAACTGGCCAAGATCATCGGAACGACCATTTATGGCACGAATCTCATTCGAATACAGGGTAGCTATGATGATGTCAATCGTCTTTGCAGTGAGATTGCCGGTAAATTTGGCTGGGGTTTCGTGAATATAAATTTGCGTCCATATTACGCTGAAGGATCAAAATCCCTGGGTTTCGAGGTCATGGAGCAACTCGGTTGGACAGTTCCGAAGCATTTTGTCGTTCCAATGGCAAGTGGATCGTTACTGACGAAAATTTGGAAATCCGTAAAGGAGTTCCAGAAACTAGATCTCGTAGAAATTACTGAAACTAAGATCCACGGAGCACAGGCTAAAGGGTGTTCACCAATCAGTACCGCTGTGAAAAATGGTTGGGAGATCTTCAGGCCACAAAAACCAGATACAATTGCTAAGTCCCTCGCAATTGGAACACCTGCAGATGGTTATTTCGCGATGAGTGTGATAAAAGAAAGCGGTGGTTGGAGTGAAGACGCCACAGATGATGAAATAATCGATGGGATCAAACTCCTTGCGGAGACTGAAGGAATCTTTACTGAGACAGCTGGGGGTGTAACAATGGCTGTTACCAAAAAACTCATTGATCAAGGGTTTATTGCTAAGGATGAATCAGTTGTGGTGTGCATAACAGGCAATGGGCTCAAAACGCAGGAGGCGGTGAGGGATGCCGTGGCAGTACCTCAAATTATTGACCCAAATATTGAGGAATTCGAAGAGCTTTACTGGAGTCTAAAAAGCAATGATAAAGGAGGTATTCAACATGCCGTCAGTAAGAATACCCACTCCACTTAG
- a CDS encoding MoaD/ThiS family protein, translating to MPSVRIPTPLRRLTGEKDEVSVEAATIGNLIEELESQFPGIKQRLCDEDGNVRRFINLYVNNEDIRFLKGTDTELQETDIVSIIPAIAGGH from the coding sequence ATGCCGTCAGTAAGAATACCCACTCCACTTAGGAGGCTAACAGGGGAAAAGGATGAAGTTTCGGTGGAAGCTGCAACGATTGGAAACCTGATTGAGGAGCTCGAGAGTCAGTTTCCCGGAATTAAGCAAAGGTTATGCGATGAGGATGGTAACGTCAGGAGATTCATAAACTTATATGTGAATAACGAGGATATTAGGTTCTTAAAGGGAACTGACACCGAGCTTCAGGAAACAGACATAGTCTCGATTATTCCGGCAATTGCCGGTGGGCATTAA